Proteins co-encoded in one Alcanivorax sp. genomic window:
- the ruvC gene encoding crossover junction endodeoxyribonuclease RuvC, which yields MALILGIDPGSRHTGYGLVEHVGNRSRAVAFGTISTSHKEMPPRLGEIFAGIDQVVKEYGPAEVGIEKVFMARNADSALKLGQARGAAIAAVMQASIPVFEYSARQVKQAVVGKGSAEKIQVGEMVRHLLGLDKRPQEDAADALAIALCHAHMRVSLARMAGATAVRNRRIR from the coding sequence ATGGCATTGATTCTCGGTATCGATCCCGGTTCGCGGCACACCGGCTATGGGCTGGTGGAGCATGTGGGCAATCGGTCCCGGGCGGTGGCGTTTGGTACTATCTCGACGTCCCATAAAGAGATGCCACCACGGCTGGGGGAGATCTTTGCCGGTATTGATCAGGTGGTGAAGGAATATGGCCCGGCAGAGGTGGGCATCGAGAAGGTCTTCATGGCCCGCAATGCGGACTCGGCACTTAAGCTGGGTCAGGCGCGGGGGGCTGCCATCGCGGCAGTGATGCAGGCCTCGATTCCGGTGTTCGAATACTCTGCCCGCCAGGTCAAGCAGGCTGTGGTCGGCAAGGGCAGTGCCGAGAAGATCCAGGTGGGCGAGATGGTGCGTCACCTGCTGGGGCTGGACAAGCGCCCCCAGGAAGATGCCGCCGATGCCCTGGCCATTGCCCTTTGTCATGCGCACATGCGGGTTTCCCTGGCGCGCATGGCCGGCGCTACTGCGGTACGTAATCGCCGCATTCGATAA
- a CDS encoding YebC/PmpR family DNA-binding transcriptional regulator has protein sequence MAGHSKWANIKHRKAAQDAKRGKIFTKLIRELTVAAKMGGGEPADNPRLRAAVDKALGANMTRDTIDRAIKRGAGGDDGGNMDEITYEGYGKGGVAVLVETMTDNVNRTVAEVRHAFTKFAGNLGTSGSVAFLFSKRGEIYFEPESVDEEKLMEVALEAGAEDVEEIDGGGFLVITNPDKQFGDVVDALREASLEFAEAEVTMHPSTEAEIDADTAETVQKMIDMLEDLDDVQNVYTNASWPAEEE, from the coding sequence ATGGCTGGACATAGCAAGTGGGCCAACATCAAGCACCGCAAGGCGGCCCAGGATGCCAAGCGCGGCAAGATCTTCACCAAACTGATTCGTGAACTGACCGTGGCTGCCAAGATGGGCGGCGGTGAGCCTGCGGATAATCCCCGTCTGCGTGCAGCGGTGGACAAGGCGCTGGGCGCCAACATGACGCGCGACACCATCGACCGTGCCATCAAGCGTGGCGCTGGCGGTGATGACGGCGGCAACATGGATGAGATCACCTACGAAGGTTACGGCAAGGGTGGTGTGGCGGTACTGGTGGAAACCATGACCGACAATGTGAACCGCACCGTGGCCGAAGTGCGCCATGCCTTCACCAAATTCGCTGGCAATCTGGGCACCAGTGGCTCCGTCGCCTTCCTGTTCAGCAAGCGTGGCGAGATTTACTTCGAGCCGGAAAGCGTGGATGAAGAGAAGCTCATGGAAGTGGCGCTGGAAGCCGGCGCGGAAGATGTGGAAGAAATCGATGGTGGGGGTTTCCTGGTCATCACCAACCCGGACAAGCAGTTCGGTGACGTGGTGGATGCCCTGCGCGAAGCCAGTCTCGAATTCGCCGAAGCCGAAGTGACCATGCACCCTTCCACCGAAGCCGAGATCGATGCTGACACGGCAGAAACCGTGCAGAAGATGATCGACATGCTGGAAGATCTGGATGACGTGCAGAACGTCTACACCAATGCCAGCTGGCCGGCGGAAGAGGAATAG
- the aspS gene encoding aspartate--tRNA ligase has translation MRSHYCGDLRASHDGETVELCGWVHRRRDHGGVIFLDLRDRNGLVQVVFDPDTEEAFARADKVRSEFVVQLKGRVRMRDEAVRNSKMATGDIEVLGKELTILNEAATPPFELDEHGGAGEEVRLKYRYMDLRRPEVLRNFQFRSRLTHAIRAFLEGEGFMDVETPILTRATPEGARDYLVPSRTHPGSFFALPQSPQLFKQLLMVAGFDRYYQIAKCFRDEDLRADRQPEFTQIDIEASFVNEDDIMGVTERMARKLFKDLLDVELPEFPRMPFSEAMRRFGSDKPDLRIPLELIDIADLLAGVDFKVFSGPANDPKGRVAAMRVPGGCSLSRKDIDGYTKFVSIYGAKGLAYIKVNDLAAGAEGLQSPILKFLTEEAIQGILERTGAQTGDLIFFGADKARIVNEALGALRVKVGHDLNLVEGEWAPLWVVDFPMFEEDEGQYHALHHPFTMPSCSPEELKSNPEGALSRAYDMVLNGTELGGGSIRIHNPDMQRTVFEALGISDEEADEKFGFLLDGLKYGAPPHGGLAFGLDRMVMLMTGCESIRDVIAFPKTQTASCMMTNAPSPVDSKQLREVGVQVRKEDD, from the coding sequence ATGCGAAGCCATTATTGCGGTGATTTGCGAGCCTCCCACGATGGAGAAACAGTTGAGCTGTGCGGCTGGGTACACCGCCGCCGTGACCACGGCGGGGTCATCTTCCTCGACCTGCGCGATCGTAATGGCCTGGTTCAGGTGGTCTTTGACCCGGACACCGAAGAAGCTTTCGCCCGTGCCGACAAGGTGCGCAGCGAGTTTGTTGTGCAGCTGAAGGGCCGCGTACGCATGCGGGACGAAGCGGTGCGTAACAGCAAGATGGCCACCGGTGACATTGAAGTGCTGGGCAAGGAGCTGACCATCCTCAACGAAGCCGCCACCCCACCGTTCGAGCTGGACGAGCATGGTGGTGCTGGCGAGGAAGTGCGCCTGAAGTACCGCTACATGGACCTGCGCCGCCCTGAAGTGCTGCGCAACTTCCAGTTTCGCTCCCGGTTGACCCATGCCATCCGTGCCTTCCTGGAAGGGGAAGGGTTCATGGACGTGGAAACCCCGATCCTGACCCGCGCGACCCCGGAAGGTGCTCGTGATTACCTGGTGCCCAGCCGCACCCATCCGGGCAGCTTCTTCGCGCTGCCCCAGTCCCCCCAGCTGTTCAAGCAGCTGCTGATGGTGGCGGGCTTTGATCGTTACTACCAGATCGCCAAGTGTTTCCGCGATGAAGATCTGCGTGCAGACCGTCAGCCGGAATTCACCCAGATCGATATCGAGGCATCCTTCGTCAACGAAGACGACATCATGGGCGTCACCGAACGTATGGCCCGCAAACTGTTCAAGGATCTGCTGGATGTGGAGCTGCCGGAATTCCCGCGCATGCCGTTCTCAGAAGCCATGCGCCGCTTTGGCTCCGACAAGCCGGATCTGCGTATTCCGCTGGAGCTGATCGATATCGCTGATCTGCTGGCTGGCGTGGACTTCAAGGTGTTCTCCGGCCCGGCCAACGATCCGAAAGGGCGTGTTGCAGCTATGCGAGTGCCCGGCGGCTGCAGCCTGTCGCGCAAGGATATCGATGGCTACACCAAGTTCGTCAGCATCTATGGCGCCAAGGGGCTGGCCTATATCAAGGTCAACGATCTGGCCGCGGGTGCAGAAGGCCTGCAGTCTCCGATCCTCAAGTTCCTCACCGAGGAAGCGATCCAGGGTATCCTGGAGCGCACCGGTGCCCAGACCGGCGACCTGATCTTCTTTGGTGCCGACAAGGCGCGCATCGTCAACGAAGCCCTGGGCGCTCTGCGTGTGAAGGTGGGCCATGACCTGAACCTGGTAGAAGGTGAGTGGGCCCCGCTGTGGGTGGTGGACTTCCCCATGTTCGAAGAGGACGAAGGGCAGTACCACGCGCTGCACCATCCCTTCACCATGCCCAGCTGCAGCCCGGAAGAGCTCAAGAGCAACCCGGAAGGTGCCCTGTCCCGTGCCTACGACATGGTACTCAACGGTACCGAGCTGGGCGGTGGTTCCATCCGTATCCACAATCCGGACATGCAGCGTACGGTCTTTGAAGCGTTGGGTATTTCCGACGAGGAAGCGGATGAGAAATTTGGCTTCCTGCTGGATGGCCTGAAGTACGGTGCGCCGCCCCACGGTGGGCTGGCGTTTGGTCTGGATCGGATGGTCATGCTGATGACCGGTTGCGAGTCCATTCGTGACGTGATCGCCTTCCCGAAAACCCAGACCGCCTCCTGCATGATGACCAATGCGCCGTCCCCGGTGGACAGCAAGCAGCTGCGAGAAGTGGGTGTTCAGGTGCGCAAGGAAGACGATTGA
- a CDS encoding HU family DNA-binding protein — MAAKKKAAAKAATAPAARKVKTITEPMNKTQIVNQISETTGLTKKDVNAVFDELAVIMEGHLKKRSAGQFTLPGLMKIVTQKKPATKARKGINPFTGEETTFAAKPARTMVKVRPLKKLKDMAS, encoded by the coding sequence ATGGCTGCAAAGAAGAAAGCCGCTGCCAAAGCCGCAACCGCACCTGCTGCGCGCAAGGTCAAAACCATCACCGAACCCATGAACAAGACCCAGATCGTCAACCAGATCAGCGAAACCACCGGCCTGACCAAGAAAGACGTCAACGCTGTGTTCGATGAACTGGCTGTGATCATGGAAGGCCACCTGAAGAAGCGTTCCGCCGGCCAGTTCACCCTGCCCGGTCTGATGAAAATCGTGACCCAGAAGAAGCCGGCCACCAAGGCGCGCAAGGGCATCAACCCGTTTACCGGCGAAGAAACCACCTTCGCAGCCAAGCCAGCTCGTACCATGGTCAAGGTACGTCCGCTGAAGAAACTCAAGGACATGGCCTCCTGA
- a CDS encoding PA4642 family protein, producing MAERKDKKKVIGEPMTDEQIKVFLDFNGEEGVSTDFHVLEKAYRALRAEDFERFIAFFQEQGRDLNARDPQGRTLLAHIESHVKCADYADALRAAGATA from the coding sequence ATGGCTGAGCGCAAAGACAAGAAAAAGGTTATCGGCGAGCCGATGACCGATGAGCAGATCAAAGTATTTCTGGATTTCAACGGCGAAGAGGGCGTTTCCACCGATTTTCACGTGCTTGAGAAAGCCTACCGGGCCCTGCGCGCGGAAGATTTCGAGCGCTTCATTGCCTTCTTCCAGGAACAGGGCCGCGACCTGAATGCCCGTGATCCCCAGGGACGCACCTTGCTGGCCCACATCGAGAGCCATGTGAAATGCGCGGATTACGCGGACGCCCTGCGCGCCGCCGGCGCCACGGCCTGA
- a CDS encoding class I SAM-dependent methyltransferase, which yields MMAMYEDRIFPVLLDWATRPVWRDREKLLRQAHGKVLELGVGTGANFPLYSDMATEIHGIEPGEALLDLARESASQCPQPDRFHLQTGDAQALPYADESFDTVVACLVFCTIPDPEAAAREAYRVLKPGGTLLALEHVASEKRWVRRVQAGLNPAWKHLACGCQLTRDTASTFREAGFRLNKATHRKHPKLPVFAAELLDGALLKP from the coding sequence ATGATGGCAATGTACGAAGACCGTATTTTTCCGGTACTGCTGGACTGGGCGACCCGCCCGGTCTGGCGTGACCGGGAAAAGCTGCTCCGCCAGGCTCATGGCAAGGTCCTTGAGCTGGGCGTGGGCACGGGAGCCAACTTCCCGCTGTATTCCGACATGGCCACGGAAATCCACGGCATCGAACCCGGCGAAGCCCTTCTCGATCTGGCCCGTGAGTCTGCCAGCCAGTGCCCCCAGCCTGACCGCTTCCATCTGCAAACCGGTGACGCCCAGGCGTTGCCCTATGCCGACGAAAGCTTTGATACCGTGGTGGCGTGCTTGGTGTTCTGCACCATTCCTGATCCTGAAGCCGCTGCCCGGGAAGCCTATCGCGTGCTGAAACCCGGCGGCACCCTGCTTGCCCTTGAACATGTGGCCAGCGAGAAACGCTGGGTGCGACGGGTTCAGGCTGGCCTCAACCCGGCCTGGAAGCACTTGGCGTGCGGCTGCCAGCTCACCCGCGACACCGCCAGCACCTTCCGCGAAGCCGGTTTCCGCCTCAACAAGGCCACCCACCGCAAGCACCCCAAGCTGCCAGTATTCGCGGCGGAGTTGCTGGACGGGGCGTTGCTGAAACCCTGA
- a CDS encoding HAMP domain-containing sensor histidine kinase, which produces MDNRLPVRNWRLRLIWLRSLLVLLFTLALMLLQSLGHTGYQLAQLSGLGALLLPSLITLLSHRSRKHQSQLLTVELALDTALFILLLQSFGGAGNPLSFYLLVPALLASLTLPLANGLVVAGLALAGYLVTFNWYHRPADDTPLHALSHELSGLHSVGMGVVFVALLLMLTLLGQVIQRLMRQQQRQQEQALDLAGRREHMYQIAATLADQAHELNTPLGTLVMLADNLQHAPELPASLRGEVGQIDQLARTVSQRLKRNAAEHLSGPQRLSTLIEQLSQQLRHLAPTLQVQSELAVDPLLQDGESWFRVLSNLGYNAMDAGASRWIIHSAKDSQGYLLQTSDNGPAHADSERQGLGMGLILVQTALEKMGASLDMEFGSQWTQVRICSPHADMSTGKEESHD; this is translated from the coding sequence ATGGACAATCGCCTCCCCGTTCGCAACTGGCGCCTGCGCCTGATCTGGCTGCGCAGCCTGCTGGTATTGCTGTTTACCCTGGCTTTGATGCTGCTGCAGAGCCTTGGCCACACTGGCTATCAGCTGGCACAGCTCAGCGGGCTGGGGGCCTTGCTGCTACCCAGTTTGATCACCCTGCTCAGCCACCGCTCACGCAAACACCAAAGTCAGTTACTCACGGTGGAGCTGGCTCTGGATACGGCGCTGTTCATCCTGTTGCTGCAATCGTTCGGAGGGGCCGGCAATCCCCTATCTTTTTACCTGCTGGTGCCCGCACTGCTGGCATCACTCACCTTGCCACTGGCCAACGGGCTGGTGGTGGCCGGGCTGGCACTGGCGGGATATCTGGTCACCTTCAACTGGTACCACCGCCCCGCCGATGATACGCCGCTGCATGCTCTCAGCCATGAGCTCAGCGGCCTGCACAGCGTGGGCATGGGCGTGGTGTTTGTGGCGCTACTGCTCATGCTGACCTTGCTGGGCCAGGTCATTCAACGCCTCATGCGCCAGCAACAGCGCCAGCAGGAACAGGCTCTGGATCTGGCCGGGCGCCGGGAGCACATGTACCAGATTGCCGCCACCCTGGCGGATCAAGCCCACGAACTGAACACCCCGTTGGGCACCCTGGTCATGCTGGCGGACAACTTGCAGCATGCCCCGGAACTACCGGCATCCCTGCGTGGCGAGGTGGGCCAGATCGACCAGCTTGCGCGCACCGTATCCCAGCGCCTGAAACGCAATGCCGCCGAACACCTTTCCGGGCCACAACGTTTGAGCACATTGATCGAACAGTTGTCCCAACAGCTGCGTCATCTTGCCCCCACTCTCCAGGTGCAGAGTGAGCTGGCGGTTGACCCCTTGCTTCAGGATGGGGAAAGCTGGTTCCGGGTGCTCAGCAATCTGGGCTACAACGCCATGGATGCGGGCGCCAGTCGCTGGATCATTCACAGCGCGAAAGACAGTCAGGGCTATCTGCTGCAGACCAGCGATAACGGCCCTGCCCATGCGGATTCGGAACGGCAGGGGCTGGGCATGGGCCTGATTCTGGTGCAGACCGCACTGGAAAAGATGGGCGCCAGTCTGGACATGGAATTTGGCAGCCAGTGGACCCAGGTGCGTATCTGCTCTCCCCATGCTGATATGTCGACTGGCAAAGAGGAATCCCATGACTGA
- a CDS encoding response regulator produces the protein MTDNLHLLLVEDDELLAEQTARALGRRVANIDVAHDASSALTHINSLSQLDAAILDQNLGQDNGLDLIAPIRERFPRCKVLLLTGYGSIAAAVAATHRGAHNYLTKPASATDILDALQADPASLGTALPETPPSLQRLEWEHIQRTLDAHDGNISRAADALGIHRRTLQRRLKKRPSASEYQRERGSTSD, from the coding sequence ATGACTGACAATCTGCATTTGCTGCTGGTGGAAGACGATGAACTGCTGGCCGAGCAAACCGCACGCGCGCTGGGGCGCCGGGTCGCCAACATAGATGTGGCCCATGACGCCAGCAGCGCGCTGACACACATCAACAGCCTCTCGCAACTGGACGCGGCCATTCTTGACCAGAATCTGGGACAGGATAACGGGCTGGACCTGATCGCCCCGATCCGCGAACGCTTCCCCCGTTGCAAGGTGCTGCTGCTGACCGGCTACGGCAGCATCGCCGCGGCCGTGGCCGCCACCCACCGTGGCGCCCACAATTATCTCACCAAACCCGCCAGCGCCACCGATATTCTTGATGCTCTGCAGGCGGACCCGGCCAGTCTTGGCACTGCGCTTCCCGAGACGCCCCCGTCATTGCAACGGCTGGAATGGGAACACATCCAGCGCACCCTGGATGCCCATGATGGCAACATTTCCAGGGCCGCAGATGCGTTGGGGATTCACCGTCGAACCCTGCAACGGCGTCTCAAGAAACGTCCCAGCGCCAGCGAATACCAGCGGGAACGGGGCAGCACCTCCGACTAG
- a CDS encoding autotransporter assembly complex family protein has product MTDKDQGLTAKLPTGWIAVLLLLLLPIPVVAQTKPELIISGNASDAVAANIRALINLEGYACQPPKAQYGLIRRQILNNGDNALKAMGYYESQLSLSANTDGECAIVTLQVQTGPPVLLTHADIRLHGDAAEDPVFQRLVDEDALHIGERLQHDRYTRLKRNLQQSLINRGYVEGKLTRHELTVDTEKRSATIVLIVDSGPRYRFGQVEVSGSELDPDLIQSYVQFEQGQPFDSKRVLETQQAYLGAGYFSAARIQKGTADPQAHTIPVSITLSDNHRWSLLTGIGFSTDTGPRVRLGIENRRVNRQGHRFRAETQLSEVEQGAGASYQIPLSDPLRERLDLHSSYVNEDTDSNTNERWMTGADYIVELKSKWVSTLSLEYLRETWQIADEVDQAELVMPGYQLSRIKANDPVYPTFGWRLNGKIRVAHQGLSSTASFVQLTPSAKLVFPLVGGRVLTRLDLGYTEINDVTELPASMRFFAGGDSSIRGFSYESLGPEDANGEVIGGRHMATGSLEYDHPLTEKWHLAVFSDAGNAFNDVEDYELRHSAGVGIRWRSPLGPIRLDVARAVDENRDWRIHLSMGPDL; this is encoded by the coding sequence ATGACTGACAAGGACCAGGGATTGACCGCCAAGCTGCCAACAGGATGGATCGCAGTACTGCTGCTACTGTTGTTGCCGATCCCCGTCGTTGCCCAGACCAAGCCGGAGCTGATCATCAGCGGCAATGCCAGTGATGCGGTGGCCGCCAATATCCGTGCCCTGATCAATCTTGAGGGCTATGCCTGTCAGCCCCCCAAGGCCCAGTACGGTCTGATCCGCCGCCAGATCCTCAACAATGGTGACAATGCCCTGAAAGCCATGGGCTACTACGAAAGCCAGCTTTCCCTATCCGCCAACACGGACGGCGAGTGCGCCATCGTCACTCTGCAGGTTCAGACCGGCCCCCCTGTACTGTTGACCCATGCGGACATCCGCTTGCACGGGGATGCCGCAGAAGACCCGGTTTTCCAAAGGCTGGTGGACGAAGACGCACTCCACATCGGCGAACGCCTGCAGCATGACCGGTACACCCGGCTCAAACGCAACCTGCAGCAAAGCCTCATCAATCGCGGCTATGTGGAAGGCAAGCTTACCCGCCATGAACTCACCGTGGATACGGAAAAGCGCAGTGCCACTATTGTTCTGATCGTCGACAGTGGACCACGCTACCGGTTTGGTCAGGTAGAGGTGAGCGGCAGCGAATTGGATCCCGATCTGATCCAGTCCTATGTGCAGTTCGAGCAGGGGCAACCCTTTGACAGCAAGCGGGTGCTGGAAACCCAGCAGGCCTATCTGGGTGCGGGGTATTTCAGCGCGGCCAGAATCCAGAAAGGCACAGCTGATCCCCAGGCACACACCATCCCTGTCAGCATTACACTCAGCGACAACCATCGCTGGTCATTGCTCACCGGCATCGGCTTCAGCACCGACACCGGGCCACGGGTGCGTCTGGGTATCGAAAATCGCCGGGTGAATCGCCAGGGGCATCGTTTCCGTGCGGAAACCCAGCTGTCCGAAGTGGAACAGGGGGCCGGGGCCAGTTACCAGATCCCGCTCTCCGATCCTCTCCGTGAGCGACTGGATCTGCATAGCAGTTATGTCAACGAAGACACGGACAGCAACACCAATGAGCGCTGGATGACCGGGGCCGACTACATCGTCGAACTGAAAAGCAAATGGGTCAGCACCCTGTCACTGGAGTATCTGCGCGAGACCTGGCAGATCGCGGATGAGGTGGATCAGGCGGAACTGGTCATGCCCGGATATCAGCTGAGCCGGATCAAGGCCAACGATCCGGTTTACCCCACTTTTGGTTGGCGGCTGAACGGTAAGATCCGGGTGGCTCATCAGGGGCTCTCCTCCACCGCGTCTTTCGTGCAGCTTACACCCAGTGCCAAACTGGTGTTTCCGCTGGTCGGCGGGCGGGTGCTGACTCGCCTGGATCTGGGTTACACCGAAATCAACGATGTCACCGAACTGCCCGCCTCCATGCGATTCTTCGCCGGGGGGGATTCCAGCATCCGGGGCTTCAGCTATGAATCCCTTGGGCCAGAAGATGCCAATGGCGAAGTCATCGGTGGACGCCACATGGCCACCGGCTCCCTGGAGTATGACCATCCCCTCACGGAAAAATGGCACCTCGCCGTCTTCAGCGATGCCGGCAATGCCTTCAACGATGTGGAGGATTATGAATTGCGCCACAGTGCCGGTGTGGGGATACGCTGGCGCTCCCCGCTGGGCCCGATTCGCCTGGATGTGGCTCGGGCGGTGGATGAAAACCGGGATTGGCGCATTCATCTGAGCATGGGGCCAGACCTGTGA